In Pseudomonas sp. MYb327, one DNA window encodes the following:
- a CDS encoding DUF1993 domain-containing protein encodes MTISLYDASVPVFKQMLNALSDVLNKAEAHATAKNIDPNAFLQARLYPDMFPLVRQVQIAVDFAKGVSSRLAEVEVPKYEDTETTFAELQALIAKVLAYIGEFTPEQINGKEGIEIVTRPGTPKEKRFSGQAYLLSYGLPQFFFHVTTTYALLRHNGVEVGKRDYMGAF; translated from the coding sequence ATGACCATTTCCCTGTACGACGCTTCCGTCCCTGTTTTCAAACAAATGCTCAACGCCCTGAGCGATGTATTGAACAAGGCCGAAGCCCACGCCACCGCGAAAAACATCGACCCGAACGCATTCCTGCAGGCTCGCCTGTACCCGGACATGTTCCCGCTGGTGCGTCAGGTGCAGATCGCCGTTGACTTCGCCAAAGGCGTTTCTTCGCGTCTGGCCGAAGTTGAAGTGCCGAAGTACGAAGACACCGAAACCACCTTCGCCGAGCTGCAAGCGCTGATCGCCAAGGTCCTGGCCTATATCGGCGAGTTCACGCCTGAGCAGATCAACGGCAAGGAAGGCATCGAAATCGTCACCCGTCCGGGTACGCCGAAAGAGAAGCGCTTCAGTGGCCAGGCTTACCTGCTGAGCTACGGCCTGCCGCAATTCTTCTTCCACGTCACCACCACCTACGCACTGCTGCGTCACAACGGTGTGGAAGTGGGCAAGCGCGATTACATGGGCGCGTTCTAA